Proteins encoded by one window of Rhodamnia argentea isolate NSW1041297 chromosome 6, ASM2092103v1, whole genome shotgun sequence:
- the LOC115743149 gene encoding truncated transcription factor CAULIFLOWER A-like: protein MGRGRLQLKRIENKINRQVTFSKRRTGLLKKAHEISVLCDAEVALVVFSTKGKLFEYSSDSCMERILERYERYSHAERQVLASETESIGSWTLQHAKLKARLEVLQRNHRHFMGEDLDSLSLKDLQNLEQQLDSALKHIRSRKNQLMHESISVLQKKDRALQEQNNLLTKKVKEKEKALALQAQWEQQDHALDSPVIRPLNLPSLDINGGTYQARHNRHDDRENLTQPRAGTLLPPWMLRHLS from the exons ATGGGGAGGGGCAGGCTTCAGCTGAAGAGGATAGAGAACAAGATCAACCGGCAGGTCACCTTCTCCAAGAGGAGGACCGGTCTGCTCAAGAAGGCCCATGAGATCTCCGTCCTCTGCGACGCCGAGGTCGCCCTCGTCGTCTTCTCCACCAAGGGCAAGCTCTTCGAGTACTCCTCCGATTCCTG CATGGAGAGAATTCTCGAACGCTATGAAAGATACTCGCACGCGGAGCGCCAAGTTCTTGCAAGTGAGACGGAATCGATA GGTAGCTGGACTTTGCAGCATGCTAAGCTCAAGGCCAGACTTGAAGTTTTACAGAGAAATCATAG GCATTTCATGGGAGAAGATCTTGATTCTTTGAGCCTCAAAGACCTGCAAAATTTGGAGCAGCAACTTGATTCTGCTCTTAAACACATAAGATCGAGAAAG AATCAGCTCATGCATGAATCAATCTCAGTGCTTCAGAAAAAG GATAGGGCATTGCAGGAGCAAAACAACCTGCTTACAAAGAAA gtaaaggagaaggagaaggccCTAGCCCTGCAAGCTCAGTGGGAGCAGCAAGACCATGCACTTGACTCACCTGTTATTCGACCCCTCAACTTGCCATCTCTGGACatcaa TGGTGGCACTTATCAAGCGAGACACAACAGGCACGACGACAGAGAAAACCTGACTCAGCCGCGGGCCGGTACACTTCTTCCTCCATGGATGCTCCGCCATCTAAGTTAA
- the LOC115743215 gene encoding agamous-like MADS-box protein MADS2: protein MGRGRVELKRIENKINRQVTFAKRRNGILKKAYELSVLCDAEVALIIFSSRGKLYEFCSSSSMMKTLERYQKCSYGAQLNTSRSIDETQSSYQEYLGLKARVEVLQRSQRNLLGEDLGSLDSKELEHLELQLESSLKHIRSTKTQFMLDQLANLQNREHMLLETNKVLKRKLEEAGPQIPFQLAWEVAGPGGSGGGIPCSLFPPQPEGFFHPMDSNLSLQIGYNPACLDEMNAMVSSQNGAGFIPGWMV from the exons ATGGGAAGGGGGAGGGTGGAGCTGAAGAGGATAGAGAACAAAATCAACAGGCAAGTGACCTTTGCCAAGAGGAGGAATGGGATCCTCAAGAAGGCTTATGAGCTCTCGGTCCTCTGTGATGCCGAGGTCGCtctcatcatcttctccagCCGTGGCAAGCTCTATGAGTTCTGCAGCAGCTCTAG CATGATGAAAACACTTGAAAGGTACCAAAAGTGCAGCTATGGTGCACAACTCAACACAAGCCGCTCAATCGATGAGACACAG AGCAGCTACCAGGAATACTTAGGGCTAAAAGCAAGAGTTGAGGTCCTCCAGCGATCTCAAAG GAACCTGCTTGGGGAAGATTTGGGTTCACTAGACAGTAAAGAGCTTGAGCATCTGGAGCTTCAGCTGGAGAGTTCATTGAAGCACATCCGGTCGACAAAG ACCCAGTTCATGCTCGATCAACTCGCCAATCTCCAGAACAGG GAGCACATGCTACTAGAGACCAACAAAGTCCTTAAGAGGAAG CTGGAAGAAGCGGGTCCGCAAATTCCCTTTCAACTTGCCTGGGAAGTAGCAGGTCCCGGCGGCAGCGGTGGCGGCATTCCATGTAGCCTCTTTCCTCCTCAACCGGAAGGGTTCTTCCACCCAATGGACAGCAACCTGTCGCTGCAAATTGG ATACAATCCGGCATGTCTGGACGAGATGAATGCTATGGTTTCAAGCCAAAACGGCGCCGGATTCATTCCGGGATGGATGGTTTGA